The Monodelphis domestica isolate mMonDom1 chromosome 7, mMonDom1.pri, whole genome shotgun sequence genome window below encodes:
- the LOC100618900 gene encoding hemoglobin subunit alpha-like isoform X1 — protein sequence MSSTSPVPSLGHPWQTPNRQPWQRRMALSAEDKCNVKEFWGKLGENTHVYGTEALVRTFLCFPATKTYFPHFDHSRSCPRVHAHGKKLAAALTLAVSHLDDLPEALSSLSDLHAHRLKVDPTNFKFLSHCLLVTLARHHPGNLNPEVHASLDKFLSSVSSVLTSKYR from the exons ATGAGCTCCACCTCCCCAGTGCCAAGTCTAGGACATCCTTGGCAAACCCCTAACAGACAGCCCTGGCAAAGAAGGATGGCCTTGTCTGCCGAAGACAAGTGCAACGTGAAAGAATTCTGGGGAAAATTGGGTGAGAACACACACGTCTACGGCACTGAAGCCCTGGTGAG GACCTTCCTCTGTTTCCCTGCGACCAAGACCTACTTCCCCCACTTCGACCACTCCAGAAGCTGCCCCCGGGTCCACGCGCACGGCAAGAAATTGGCTGCCGCGCTGACTTTGGCAGTCAGCCACCTGGATGACCTGCCCGAGGCGCTCTCGTCCCTGAGCGATCTCCATGCCCACAGACTCAAGGTGGATCCCACCAACTTCAAA TTCCTGTCTCACTGTTTGCTCGTGACCCTGGCTAGGCACCATCCCGGCAACTTGAACCCCGAGGTGCACGCGTCTCTGGACAAGTTCCTGAGCTCCGTGTCCTCCGTGTTGACGTCCAAGTACCGTTAG
- the LOC100618900 gene encoding hemoglobin subunit alpha-like isoform X2, translated as MSSTSPVPSLGHPWQTPNRQPWQRRMALSAEDKCNVKEFWGKLGENTHVYGTEALVRTFLCFPATKTYFPHFDHSRSCPRVHAHGKKLAAALTLAVSHLDDLPEALSSLSDLHAHRLKFLSHCLLVTLARHHPGNLNPEVHASLDKFLSSVSSVLTSKYR; from the exons ATGAGCTCCACCTCCCCAGTGCCAAGTCTAGGACATCCTTGGCAAACCCCTAACAGACAGCCCTGGCAAAGAAGGATGGCCTTGTCTGCCGAAGACAAGTGCAACGTGAAAGAATTCTGGGGAAAATTGGGTGAGAACACACACGTCTACGGCACTGAAGCCCTGGTGAG GACCTTCCTCTGTTTCCCTGCGACCAAGACCTACTTCCCCCACTTCGACCACTCCAGAAGCTGCCCCCGGGTCCACGCGCACGGCAAGAAATTGGCTGCCGCGCTGACTTTGGCAGTCAGCCACCTGGATGACCTGCCCGAGGCGCTCTCGTCCCTGAGCGATCTCCATGCCCACAGACTCAAG TTCCTGTCTCACTGTTTGCTCGTGACCCTGGCTAGGCACCATCCCGGCAACTTGAACCCCGAGGTGCACGCGTCTCTGGACAAGTTCCTGAGCTCCGTGTCCTCCGTGTTGACGTCCAAGTACCGTTAG
- the HBA gene encoding hemoglobin subunit alpha (The RefSeq protein has 2 substitutions compared to this genomic sequence), which produces MVLSAADKTNVKAAWSKVGGNSGAYMGEALYRTFLSFPPTKTYFPHFEFSAGSAQIKGQGQKIADAVSLAVAHMDDLATALSALSDLHAHNLKVDPVNFKFLCHNVLVTLASHLGKDFTPEIHASLDKFLALLSTVLTSKYR; this is translated from the exons atgGTGCTCTCTGCCGCTGACAAGACTAATGTGAAGGCCGCCTGGAGTAAGGTGGGAGGCAACAGCGGTGCCTACATGGCTGAAGCACTGTACAG gaccttcctctctttcccccccacCAAGACCTACTTCCCGCACTTCGAATTTTCCGCGGTCTCGGCTCAAATCAAGGGTCAAGGCCAGAAAATCGCCGACGCCGTGTCCTTGGCCGTGGCGCACATGGATGACCTGGCCACCGCCCTGTCCGCCCTGAGCGATCTGCACGCCCACAACCTGAAGGTGGATCCCGTCAACTTCAAG TTCCTGTGCCACAATGTGCTCGTGACTCTGGCCAGTCACCTCGGCAAGGATTTCACTCCCGAGATCCATGCCTCCTTGGACAAGTTCTTGGCTCTTCTGTCCACCGTGCTGACCTCGAAGTACCGTTAA
- the LOC130453478 gene encoding hemoglobin subunit alpha, with product MVLSAADKTNVKAAWSKVGGNSGAYMAEALYRTFLSFPPTKTYFPHFEFSAVSAQIKGQGQKIADAVSLAVAHMDDLATALSALSDLHAHNLKVDPVNFKFLCHNVLVTLASHLGKDFTPEIHASLDKFLALLSTVLTSKYR from the exons ATGGTGCTCTCTGCCGCTGACAAGACTAATGTGAAGGCCGCCTGGAGTAAGGTGGGAGGCAACAGCGGTGCCTACATGGCTGAAGCACTGTACAG gaccttcctctctttcccccccacCAAGACCTACTTCCCGCACTTCGAATTTTCCGCGGTCTCGGCTCAAATCAAGGGTCAAGGCCAGAAAATCGCCGACGCCGTGTCCTTGGCCGTGGCGCACATGGATGACCTGGCCACCGCCCTGTCCGCCCTGAGCGATCTGCACGCCCACAACCTGAAGGTGGATCCCGTCAACTTCAAG TTCCTGTGCCACAATGTGCTCGTGACTCTGGCCAGTCACCTCGGCAAGGATTTCACTCCCGAGATCCATGCCTCCTTGGACAAGTTCTTGGCTCTTCTGTCCACCGTGCTGACCTCGAAGTACCGTTAA
- the LOC100618817 gene encoding hemoglobin subunit zeta-like has protein sequence MSLTKSDKASIANIWSKIAPQAEALGTETLERLFLTFPQTKTYFPHFDLSPGSDQLKAHGSKVMGAIGDAVKHIDNVGSALSKLSELHAYILRVDPVNFKFLNHCMLVTLAVHFPNDLTAETHAAWDKFLALVTAVLTEKYR, from the exons ATGTCTCTGACCAAGTCTGACAAAGCTTCGATTGCCAACATTTGGTCCAAGATCGCCCCCCAGGCTGAGGCCCTTGGCACAGAGACCTTGGAGAG GCTTTTCCTCACCTTCCCCCAGACCAAGACTTATTTCCCCCACTTTGACCTGAGCCCTGGCTCAGACCAGCTGAAAGCCCATGGCTCCAAGGTGATGGGTGCTATTGGAGATGCTGTCAAGCATATTGACAACGTTGGGAGTGCCCTGTCCAAGCTCAGTGAACTCCATGCCTACATCCTTAGAGTGGACCCTGTGAACTTCAAG TTCCTGAATCACTGTATGCTGGTTACTCTTGCTGTGCACTTCCCTAATGACTTAACTGCTGAAACCCATGCTGCCTGGGATAAGTTCCTGGCCCTTGTGACCGCAGTTCTGACAGAGAAGTACAGATGA